The sequence ATAGAGAGAAAAACGACTAACGCATTTTTATATAGGGGGTGATCAGCAATGGAAATTATAACCGATCAACGTTTTCGCAAAACGATGAAATATCTTCGTGCCTTGTTTTTTCTAGCCTGTATCGGCACAGCACTCATTGCCTTATGTATGGTTGGAGTTTTGACCTATGCCAAAGTGTTAGGTCCGCCCCCTCTCACCGTTCCGCAATCCACCTTATATTATGCGGATGATGGATCGATCATCGGAGAGAGTCACAATGGGCAAAAGCGGTATTGGGTGAACTTGGAGCACATTCATCCCCATTTAATCGACGCCACTCTTTCCATTGAAGATCGTAATTTTTACCATCACAATGGGTTTGATTATAAACGAATTGCCGGTGCTGCAATTGCCGACGTGAAAGCGATGGCTAAAGTGCAAGGAGCTAGTACAATCAGCCAGCAATTTGCCCGTAATCTTTATCTTGAACATGAAAAAACATGGAAGCGGAAGTTGAATGAGGCCTTTTATACGATCCGGCTTGAGATGAATTATTCCAAACAGGAAATTCTTGAAGGCTATTTAAATACCATTTACTATGGCAACGGTGCATATGGGGTCCAGGCTGCCAGTCAATATTACTTTGGCAAAGATGCCGCTGACTTAACGTTGGCCGAGGCCTCCATGTTAGCAGGCATTCCAAAAGGGCCAAGCATTTACTCGCCGCTTGCCAACCCAGACAAGGCAAAAGACCGGCAAGAGGTTATCTTGGCAGAGATGACGGAAAACGGATTAATTACTAAACACCAACAAGAAATGGCTAAGAATGAGGAGTTAACACTAGTTGGCGAGCATCAACATAATGCTTTAATTACCGCTCCCTACTTTCAAGATTCAGTTCGCCAAATCTTAAAAAATGATTTACAAATCGATGAACGAACAATTGCCCTTGGTGGTTTAAAGGTTTACACCACTTTAAACTTAGACCAACAAAAAATTGCAGAAGAAGTGATTGAAACAAGAATGACCGAGAACTCTGATATTCAAGTCGGATTTGTGGCGATGGATCCGAAATCTGGGTATGTGAAGGCGATGGTCGGTGGCAGGGATTATACGGAGAGCCCCTTTAACCGTGTAACTCAGGCAGTAAGGCAGCCAGGCTCAACGTTAAAACCACTGCTTTATTATGCTGCTCTGGAACAAGGCTTTACCCCTGCTACGAATATGTTTAGCACGAAAACGACCTTCCGATTTGATGATGATCGAGCGGAATACACTCCGCATAATTTTAATAATCAGTATGCGGAAGATAATGTGACGATGGCCCAGGCACTTGCAGTATCAGACAACGTTTATGCAGTCAAAACTCATTTATTTTTAGGTGAAGAAACTTTGGTTGAAACCGCCAAGCGATTCGGAATCTCCACTGATATGGTCAAAGTTCCTTCACTGGCCCTTGGCACGTCAGGGGTTAAAGTGATTGAAATGGCAAACGCCTATAGTTTGTTTGCTAATGGTGGAAAACAAGTTGAACCTGTGATGATCAAGCGCGTTGAAAATCATAAAGGGGATATTATTTACGAACATCACAAAGAGTCGAAAGTAGTGTTGCAACCCCAATTAGCCTTTGTGATGACCCATATGATGACGGGAATGTTCGATAAAAAACTAAACGGTTATGCGAGCGTAACAGGCAATTCTATGCTAAAAGAGGTTACACGAACCTATGCCGGTAAATCCGGTTCAACAGGTGGAGACCGTTGGATGATTGGTTATACGCCACAGCTCGTATCAGCGGTTTGGACTGGATATGATGATGGCCGCGAACTTGAGCTAACCGTTGATAAAACGTATGCAAAAAAGATATGGGTTCAATTTATGGAAAAGGCCCTACATGATAAGCCAGTTAAAGCCTTTAAAGCTCCGGAGGG is a genomic window of Niallia sp. XMNu-256 containing:
- a CDS encoding PBP1A family penicillin-binding protein, translating into MEIITDQRFRKTMKYLRALFFLACIGTALIALCMVGVLTYAKVLGPPPLTVPQSTLYYADDGSIIGESHNGQKRYWVNLEHIHPHLIDATLSIEDRNFYHHNGFDYKRIAGAAIADVKAMAKVQGASTISQQFARNLYLEHEKTWKRKLNEAFYTIRLEMNYSKQEILEGYLNTIYYGNGAYGVQAASQYYFGKDAADLTLAEASMLAGIPKGPSIYSPLANPDKAKDRQEVILAEMTENGLITKHQQEMAKNEELTLVGEHQHNALITAPYFQDSVRQILKNDLQIDERTIALGGLKVYTTLNLDQQKIAEEVIETRMTENSDIQVGFVAMDPKSGYVKAMVGGRDYTESPFNRVTQAVRQPGSTLKPLLYYAALEQGFTPATNMFSTKTTFRFDDDRAEYTPHNFNNQYAEDNVTMAQALAVSDNVYAVKTHLFLGEETLVETAKRFGISTDMVKVPSLALGTSGVKVIEMANAYSLFANGGKQVEPVMIKRVENHKGDIIYEHHKESKVVLQPQLAFVMTHMMTGMFDKKLNGYASVTGNSMLKEVTRTYAGKSGSTGGDRWMIGYTPQLVSAVWTGYDDGRELELTVDKTYAKKIWVQFMEKALHDKPVKAFKAPEGTVGVYMDPATGKLATEDCPVRRFTYFATGTEPTEYCTEHLYQHESSKDGKKPPASPKDEKPKIPWYKKVLPWT